CGTGAATGCCATGAATAAAATGGGTGACCTTGGGAAAATTAAAATCATCGCCAATGGACACGGACCCCTACTTTACCACCATCTTGATATTCTTAGGGAATGTTACCAAACTTGGAGTCATAGACAAGTTCAGGCACAAACAATAGTCGGCTTATATTATGTCTCCGACTACGGACACAGTCAGGAACTTGCCCACGAAATTGCTGAAGGGTTGCAGAAAACTGGGCTTGGCGTCGAAGTGATGGATCTTACCACCGCTGAAATCCAAGAAATTCAAGAACTCGCAGCTCGCTCAGCTGGCATTCTTATCGGTATGCCTCCAAGTGCTAACGTTGCAGCTCATGCTGCTATCAGTTCGCTCTTAGGCGTCGTCAAGAAGCAAGTCGTTGGACTGTTTGAGTGCTACGGCGGAGATGATGAACCTATTGATCCACTTCGCAGAAAATTTCTCGACCTTGGTATTAAGGAAGCTTTCCCAGCAATCCGCATCAAACAAACTCCCAGCACAGCTACTCACCAAGTGTGTAGAGAAGCAGGTATAGACTTAGGACAATTGCTTGTTCGCGAACGTAACATCAAGCAAATCAAGTCTATCGACGCCAACTTAGAAAAAGCACTCGGTCGGATTAGCAACGGACTCTACATTATCACAACCCAAAAGAATGATGTTCAAGGGGCAATGCTAGCTTCCTGGGTGGCTCAAGCCAGCTTGCAACCTTTAGGATTTACAGTTGCGATCGCCAAAGATCGTGCCATAGATTCTTTGATGCAAGTGGGTGATAAGTTCGTCCTTAACGTTTTGGAAGAAGGAAATTATCAAGAATTAAAGAAACACTTCCTCAAGCGTTTAGTTCCTGGTGGTGACAGATTTGCTGGCGTCAAAACCCAAACAGCCAAAAATGGTTCCCCCATTCTCACAGACGCTCTTGCCTACATGGAATGTGAAATTGTCAGCAGCATCGAATGCAGCGACCACTGGCTGTTATATTGTACAGTTGCTGACGGTAAAGTCTCCAAACCAGAGGGACTCACAGCTGTTCGCCATCGCAAGGTAGGCACTTACTACTAATTAAGCTGGGGAGATTGGGAGAGAATATCATCCCATCACCCCATTGCCCCCCCACTCGCTGCACTCAAATTCAAAATTATCAATTCAAAATTCAAAATTAAGAATTCTTTTTTTTGAACTTTGAATTTTGTTCGCGTAGCGTGCCCGAAGGGCATACTTTGAATTCCTCCGTTCGCGCAAGCGTGCCGTTAGGCATAGGAGGTCCCCTCATCCCCCTATCT
This portion of the Brasilonema sennae CENA114 genome encodes:
- a CDS encoding diflavin flavoprotein translates to MVALAENVQKRLTVQTVEIAPNTTAIRCLDWDRDRFDIEFGLQNGTTYNSYLIKGERVVLIDTAHTKFRDLYLNTLKSLINPKAIDYIIVSHTEPDHSGLVEDVLQLAPRATVLASKVALQFLENLVHDPFSKRIVKSGDRVDLGLGHEIEFVSAPNLHWPDTIFSFDHKTETLYTCDAFGMHYCSDDTFDINLDAIEPDFKFYYDCLMGPNARSLVNAMNKMGDLGKIKIIANGHGPLLYHHLDILRECYQTWSHRQVQAQTIVGLYYVSDYGHSQELAHEIAEGLQKTGLGVEVMDLTTAEIQEIQELAARSAGILIGMPPSANVAAHAAISSLLGVVKKQVVGLFECYGGDDEPIDPLRRKFLDLGIKEAFPAIRIKQTPSTATHQVCREAGIDLGQLLVRERNIKQIKSIDANLEKALGRISNGLYIITTQKNDVQGAMLASWVAQASLQPLGFTVAIAKDRAIDSLMQVGDKFVLNVLEEGNYQELKKHFLKRLVPGGDRFAGVKTQTAKNGSPILTDALAYMECEIVSSIECSDHWLLYCTVADGKVSKPEGLTAVRHRKVGTYY